The Acidobacteriota bacterium genome contains a region encoding:
- the guaA gene encoding glutamine-hydrolyzing GMP synthase — MQHDAIAVVDFGGQYAHLIATKIRRLHVLAEIRQPEDAVEAFHRYKGIILSGSPSLSSFGEDSAYTKAIYDLDVPIVGFCFGHQEIAKHYGGTVVNGGREWGPADLQVVGSCPIFKGLGTTERVWMSHFDSVTSVGPGFEEAGYTTLGVSGTPHRFAAISSNSLRRYGVQFHPEVDNTVHGTEMIANFVFGVCGCHPSWTMERYVEERVEQVRRQVGDQSVFLLASGGVDSTVAARVLGMAIGPERLHLLHVDNGLMRKDESQAVLDTFRQFGLDRNLHFVDATDAFLTALDGVVGPEQKRRIIGDTFIKVFEDEARRLGIEGHMLGQGTIYPDTIETGGTKRADTIKTHHNRVPIIERMIEQGRVVEPLADLYKVEVRELGEKLGLAHDLVWRHPFPGPGLGVRLLCSTGVESRDGFDQTEPAVAAVAARFGVAAIALPIKSVGVKADLRSYEHPVLVTGQAPWETLLELAAALFREAPGINRCIWNLGAVPPARVRPLAATVTRARLDVLRDADHLVMDGLRRHGIHEAIWQCPTVMVPMEIDGRGREFVIVRPIHSERAMTATPAELPAALLSELRDQVLRLPGVSGLALDITTKPPGTIEWE; from the coding sequence ATGCAGCATGATGCGATTGCGGTTGTGGACTTCGGCGGGCAGTACGCGCACTTGATCGCGACCAAGATCAGACGTCTTCACGTGCTGGCGGAGATCCGCCAGCCCGAAGACGCGGTCGAGGCCTTCCACCGCTACAAAGGGATCATTCTCTCGGGCAGCCCCAGCCTGTCATCGTTCGGCGAGGACTCGGCGTACACAAAGGCCATCTACGATCTCGATGTGCCCATCGTCGGCTTCTGCTTCGGCCACCAGGAGATCGCCAAACACTACGGCGGCACGGTCGTCAATGGCGGGCGCGAATGGGGACCGGCCGACCTGCAGGTGGTGGGCAGTTGCCCGATCTTCAAGGGGCTCGGCACGACTGAGCGAGTCTGGATGAGTCACTTCGATTCGGTGACCAGTGTCGGCCCTGGCTTCGAGGAGGCCGGCTACACGACGCTCGGCGTGTCAGGCACACCACACCGTTTTGCGGCGATCAGTTCAAACAGCCTCCGCCGATATGGAGTCCAGTTTCATCCCGAAGTGGACAACACCGTGCACGGCACCGAGATGATCGCCAATTTCGTCTTCGGCGTCTGCGGCTGCCACCCTTCGTGGACGATGGAGCGGTACGTCGAGGAGCGGGTGGAACAGGTTCGGCGGCAGGTGGGAGACCAGTCCGTGTTCCTGTTGGCCTCCGGAGGCGTGGATTCGACTGTGGCGGCGCGAGTGCTTGGCATGGCGATTGGGCCGGAGCGGCTCCATCTGCTGCACGTCGACAACGGATTGATGAGGAAGGACGAAAGCCAGGCCGTGCTCGACACGTTTCGGCAGTTCGGTCTCGATCGGAATCTCCATTTCGTCGATGCGACTGACGCGTTTCTGACCGCGCTCGACGGTGTCGTTGGGCCCGAGCAGAAGCGGCGCATCATCGGCGACACGTTCATCAAGGTGTTCGAGGACGAGGCCAGGCGCCTGGGCATCGAGGGCCACATGCTCGGGCAGGGCACGATCTATCCCGATACGATCGAGACGGGCGGCACCAAGCGGGCCGACACAATCAAGACGCACCACAACCGGGTGCCGATCATCGAGCGGATGATTGAGCAGGGCCGCGTGGTAGAGCCCCTCGCCGATCTGTACAAAGTCGAGGTGCGCGAACTGGGTGAGAAGCTCGGACTGGCCCACGATCTGGTGTGGCGTCATCCATTCCCTGGGCCCGGACTCGGCGTGCGGCTCCTGTGTTCGACCGGCGTGGAAAGCCGGGACGGATTCGACCAGACGGAGCCGGCCGTCGCCGCTGTGGCCGCCAGATTCGGAGTGGCGGCCATCGCCCTGCCGATCAAGTCGGTCGGCGTCAAAGCCGACTTGCGGTCTTACGAGCACCCCGTGCTCGTGACCGGGCAGGCGCCGTGGGAGACGCTGCTCGAACTGGCAGCGGCGCTGTTTCGTGAAGCCCCCGGCATCAACCGGTGCATCTGGAATCTCGGAGCGGTTCCGCCGGCACGTGTGCGACCGCTGGCCGCAACGGTCACTCGGGCACGGCTCGACGTGTTGCGCGACGCCGATCACCTCGTCATGGACGGCCTCCGCCGTCACGGCATCCACGAGGCGATCTGGCAGTGCCCGACGGTCATGGTGCCGATGGAGATTGATGGACGCGGCCGCGAATTCGTGATCGTGAGGCCGATCCACTCCGAGCGCGCGATGACGGCGACGCCCGCCGAGCTGCCGGCTGCCCTGCTGAGCGAGTTGCGGGATCAGGTTCTGCGGCTTCCGGGCGTGAGCGGTCTGGCGCTCGACATCACCACCAAGCCGCCGGGAACGATTGAGTGGGAATAG
- a CDS encoding PLP-dependent aspartate aminotransferase family protein translates to MTDRTLGINTLAIHAGEAPDPSTGALVPPLHLATTYHLGTTENGAAIFAGEKDAFVYSRWSNPTVATFERKAAVLEHGEAAVATASGMAAISAALLTVVKAGDHIVATRAIYPSTYHLMVQQLGSLGVESTFVDATDPANVQAAIRPATKLIYLETPGNPLLSLCDLQAIGLMARAAGITSICDNTFASPINQRPLDLGIDVVVHSATKYFCGHGDAVGGLVISTRAFIDRCLTEPLRYYGGIMAPFTAYLMIRGTQTLPLRVERHNANALRLAQWLEQHPAVAFVNYPGLPSHPQHALAKRQMTGGFGGMVCFDLKGGVAAGARLMNAVRVCSLAVSLGDARTLITHPASTTHSVVSREARLAQGVTDGLVRLSVGLENVEDLMADLEQGL, encoded by the coding sequence ATGACTGATCGCACACTCGGCATCAACACACTCGCCATCCACGCGGGAGAAGCTCCCGACCCGTCGACGGGCGCCCTCGTTCCGCCGCTTCATCTGGCGACGACCTATCACCTCGGCACGACGGAGAACGGCGCGGCCATCTTCGCCGGCGAGAAGGACGCGTTCGTGTACAGCCGGTGGTCCAACCCGACGGTGGCGACATTTGAGCGGAAGGCCGCGGTGCTGGAGCACGGCGAGGCCGCTGTTGCGACGGCCAGCGGCATGGCCGCGATTTCGGCGGCCCTCCTCACCGTGGTCAAGGCGGGCGATCACATCGTCGCCACACGGGCCATCTATCCGAGCACATATCACCTGATGGTGCAGCAGCTCGGATCGCTGGGCGTCGAGTCGACGTTTGTGGATGCGACCGACCCCGCGAACGTGCAGGCCGCCATCCGGCCGGCGACGAAGCTCATCTACCTGGAAACACCCGGCAATCCCCTGCTGTCATTGTGTGATCTCCAGGCGATTGGCCTGATGGCCCGCGCGGCCGGCATTACGTCCATCTGCGACAACACGTTTGCCAGCCCCATCAATCAGCGCCCGCTGGACCTTGGCATCGACGTCGTCGTGCACAGCGCGACGAAGTATTTCTGCGGCCACGGCGACGCCGTCGGCGGGCTGGTCATCTCGACCCGGGCGTTCATCGATCGGTGCCTGACGGAGCCGCTGCGGTACTACGGCGGCATCATGGCCCCGTTCACCGCGTACCTGATGATTCGCGGCACGCAAACGCTTCCCCTCCGCGTCGAACGCCACAATGCCAACGCCCTGCGGCTGGCGCAGTGGCTCGAACAGCACCCCGCGGTGGCGTTTGTCAACTATCCGGGGCTGCCCTCCCATCCGCAGCACGCCCTTGCGAAACGGCAAATGACGGGCGGCTTCGGGGGAATGGTGTGCTTCGATCTCAAGGGCGGAGTCGCGGCAGGGGCGCGGCTGATGAACGCGGTCCGCGTGTGCTCGCTCGCCGTCAGCCTCGGCGACGCGCGCACCCTCATCACCCATCCGGCCTCGACCACCCACAGCGTGGTCTCGCGCGAGGCGCGGCTGGCGCAGGGCGTGACCGACGGGCTGGTGCGGCTCTCGGTCGGGCTGGAGAACGTCGAAGACCTGATGGCGGACCTGGAGCAGGGATTGTAA
- a CDS encoding gamma-glutamyltransferase: MRSAVQFITFRARVVVAAVVVVALALSTLLWAQRTVKPALHGRHWVAITGKPLGATAGAMIFQRGGNAVDAACAMLGAVTTMWDTLSWGGETQALIYNPKTKKVVAINALGVAPTGATPAFFKGRGMKYPPEYGPLAAVTPGTPGGLMVMLAEFGTMSLKDVLAPAIQMADGYPVEQQLTNSIEREKKRIKEWPYSKAVFLPHSGQTHEAPEPGEVFKQPDLAATLRKLVETEQAARTAGKSRKDAIYAAYDRFYKGDIAEEFVRGAREQGGLHTMADLASWKVYIEEPLVTDYKGIQVYKLNTWVQGAVMLQALNMLEQIDLNAMGYNSTRYIHTLYQVMNLAFADRDFYYGDPTLPPAVPIKGLLSKEYAKARVKLIDWDRNDPNVKPGDPYPFEGKTNPFQKFLDGWSTRPVVDAAKLSAERRAAVEEVFNRGTTSIEAADEEGWVVSVTPSGGWVPAVIAGRTGIGMSQRMQAFVLNEAECPFNVVAPGRRPRSTLTPGLALKDGRPFLSSAVQGGDTQDQNLLQCFLNIVEFGMNVQQAVEAANINSYQMRSTFGAHPFVPGKLTLNELTPPGVRADLGRMGYTIDYQRLTSGPINAIFFDRVHGTMWGGSSNHGEDYGIAW; this comes from the coding sequence ATGCGTTCAGCTGTGCAGTTCATCACGTTTCGCGCGCGGGTGGTCGTCGCCGCCGTTGTCGTCGTGGCGCTCGCGCTCTCGACATTGCTGTGGGCCCAGCGCACCGTGAAACCCGCGCTCCATGGCCGCCACTGGGTGGCGATTACCGGAAAGCCGCTCGGCGCCACGGCCGGCGCGATGATCTTCCAGCGGGGCGGCAACGCCGTCGATGCCGCATGCGCGATGCTCGGCGCCGTCACGACGATGTGGGACACGCTTAGTTGGGGCGGCGAAACCCAGGCGCTCATCTACAACCCGAAGACGAAGAAAGTCGTGGCCATCAACGCCCTTGGCGTCGCTCCAACCGGCGCGACACCGGCGTTCTTCAAGGGCCGCGGCATGAAGTACCCGCCGGAGTACGGCCCACTGGCGGCCGTGACGCCCGGGACGCCCGGCGGCCTGATGGTCATGCTGGCCGAATTCGGCACGATGAGCCTGAAAGATGTGCTGGCTCCCGCGATCCAGATGGCCGACGGGTACCCGGTTGAACAGCAGCTGACCAACTCGATCGAACGGGAGAAGAAGCGCATCAAGGAGTGGCCGTACTCGAAGGCGGTGTTCCTGCCCCACAGTGGTCAGACGCACGAAGCGCCGGAGCCGGGAGAGGTCTTCAAACAGCCGGACCTGGCGGCGACTCTGCGAAAGCTGGTCGAGACCGAGCAGGCCGCGCGTACGGCGGGCAAGTCTCGCAAGGATGCAATCTACGCCGCCTACGATCGATTCTACAAGGGGGACATCGCCGAAGAGTTCGTGCGGGGGGCGCGGGAACAGGGCGGCCTGCACACCATGGCAGACCTGGCCAGCTGGAAGGTCTACATCGAGGAACCGCTCGTCACCGATTACAAGGGCATCCAGGTCTACAAGCTGAACACCTGGGTGCAGGGCGCGGTGATGCTGCAGGCGCTGAACATGCTGGAGCAGATCGACCTCAACGCGATGGGCTACAACAGCACGCGCTACATCCACACGCTGTACCAGGTGATGAACCTCGCGTTTGCCGACCGCGACTTTTATTACGGCGATCCGACCCTGCCGCCGGCCGTGCCCATCAAGGGGCTGCTGTCGAAGGAGTACGCGAAGGCTCGAGTGAAGCTCATCGACTGGGACAGGAACGATCCCAACGTCAAGCCAGGCGATCCCTATCCGTTCGAGGGCAAGACTAATCCGTTCCAGAAGTTCCTGGATGGCTGGAGCACCAGGCCGGTCGTCGACGCCGCGAAGCTCTCTGCCGAACGGCGCGCGGCCGTCGAAGAGGTGTTCAATCGCGGGACCACCTCCATCGAAGCCGCCGACGAGGAAGGCTGGGTCGTGTCTGTCACGCCAAGCGGCGGATGGGTGCCCGCGGTGATTGCCGGAAGGACAGGCATCGGCATGAGCCAGCGAATGCAGGCGTTCGTGTTGAACGAGGCGGAGTGTCCGTTCAACGTGGTGGCGCCTGGACGCCGGCCGCGATCAACACTGACGCCAGGCCTTGCGCTCAAGGACGGCCGGCCCTTCCTGTCCTCTGCCGTACAGGGTGGCGACACGCAGGATCAGAACCTGCTCCAGTGCTTCCTGAACATCGTCGAGTTCGGCATGAACGTGCAGCAGGCCGTCGAAGCGGCCAATATCAACAGCTACCAGATGCGCAGCACGTTTGGCGCGCACCCGTTCGTGCCCGGCAAGCTGACGTTGAATGAACTGACGCCGCCGGGGGTGAGGGCCGACCTCGGGCGAATGGGCTACACGATCGACTATCAAAGGCTGACCTCCGGCCCCATCAACGCAATCTTCTTCGACCGGGTACACGGGACCATGTGGGGCGGCTCGAGCAACCACGGCGAGGATTATGGCATCGCGTGGTAG